The Triticum aestivum cultivar Chinese Spring chromosome 5A, IWGSC CS RefSeq v2.1, whole genome shotgun sequence genomic sequence TCAATGAGGTTATATAACACTGTCATACTATGTGTCGGTATAGTTTGAGGCAAAAGAAGTGTCGGCGATGCTCACTTTTACCAACAGGTGCATGTCGTCTTTGTGGTGTCGTGGTGTAGTGTTGGTAGACTGCAGGGTGATTTGATGGCAGGCGGGGTTGAATCTATGAGGACCCAAAGAATTGGGGAATGACAAATGGGAGGAGGGAGTGCAGGGAACAAAATGGTGGCTAGGGAAGGTTCGAACCAGCGAACGGAACGGAAACATTCGGTCCCCTAGTGCGACACGATAGCTAGGTAAGCGTTGTCTTTGTCCTTGTCGGAGCTGAGGCTCACAAGTAAGAACACACTTGGTCTATCGTCTATCCCATTGCCGTTCCCCTCCACTCCACGTCCTCCTCACTAGCTACTTAATTTGGAGGGGAGGACGTGGCTAGTGAAGAGGTCCTCCTCAATAGCAATAAGACATATACATCAAGAAAATTGATAACCCACGCATTGATGTGGGATATTTATGGGAACAAAAAAGGTATATATATTAACATATTCTATTTATAAGAAGCATTGTTGCACAAAGGTGTGGAAATGAGGTATGTGTTGACAAAATAAATGTACATATTCCCCAACAGATTTATGGGTTCCTTGATCCACTAAACTGCACTTCCCACTTGCATATAGAAAGAAACATTGTTTTATTTCAATACCTTCGTGGTCTCTTTCATGAAAATGACTGAAGCATGTAGAAGAAGTGTTCCCATATCGTATTATAGAAAACGATTGATAACCCACTTAGGAGGCAAAATAAATCCAAAATAATAGATGGAAACACGTCTGTCCCGTatgaactatatatatatatataagcacgATGATGATAATATCATTAGATATATTTTTCATATGGGTAGCACACTGTAAGATCTAAAATGAACACCAAAATAGACATGTCAAAACAACAtgattcaaaagaaaaaaaatagagatcAACATGAGTTTAGCTATATATCCACAATCAAATATTTCAGCCCATCACAATAATTATATAGATAGACTGTGTATTTCAGGACCACGATGAACAACACCTATTTTATTCTGAAACAACCAGGGACATTGAGATATTAAATACACGTTTATGATAATATAATTCATAACTGAAGTATATGTGCAGCATAGCTGAGTTCATTTGTACGTATAGAAAGAGCAGAGCGAAGACGTAATTTTCATTACCAACGACGCTCCTGTTCAAGCAGAAATATCTCTATTCTGTATCTCAAAAGGTGAAGATACACCCTCACTTAATAAACTTGTTAACCAACTCTTAAATTTAGCCTGCTTCAGTGTTAACCATAGACACAAAAGACACCAGGAAGAAACCAGAGGAATTGAGTGTGTCCAAAAAGATTAATAGACATCATATAAGATTAATGGAGCCAGTGCCTTAAAAGGCCTTCAGAATTTGAGACTACAGAAATAAAGAAAATTCATGTTGATATCTGAACTGGTCATAGCAATCGGTAAAGTACGATGCAAAATTTGTCCTCAAATGCTGCAATAGATATGGTTAACATTTAGCCATGTGAATCTCTCACAAAAAAGTGTAGTGATCCTAAAAGAGCAGAAAAGACCAGTACAACATAATGCTTCAGAAACCAGTACAACTCTCAGTTCCAAGCAGGGACTTAGACCTAAAAAAATTAGCCACCTAAAATCCATATGATCTGCAGAAATCATACGAAATTTCCTAGTTACATTATGGGAATTGAAACTCTCAGTTTTACACAAAAGGAAAGAAAGAATCAGGACTCCGCGATTGTGCAGACGGCCGGCCGGAGACCTGAAGAATAGAGAGACATCCAAACTTGTGAATAAACCATCTGAGACAGCAAAAAATTCAGATCTGGTACTGCCTATGTAATAGGAGGTCTGCAGAGAGAAGAGACATGCGCGTGCTACAGCGGAGAGCCTCCGCCTggctccttctccacctccatgaGTACCTTTGCCTGGTTGATGCTAGTTAGTTCCTCTCATCCATCCCGCTGACTCTATAGTGGAGAGAGACAGCCGATTGAGTACTACTTGATGGGATCTTTTCTCATGCGGTTTTGTATAAACTCTGCAAAATATGTAGATGACACCAGAAGCCGCCATCGCTGGGTAACACACCATCCGACCCATCAGCCACTTGAGGGATCCAAACAGGAAGACCAAGGACGTAAAAGGGAATCGTACGATGTGAGGACTCGAGGGCGAGTTTGAGTGGCGATTGTGGTGATTTATATACTGCGGGAAACGAAGGGAACCATTATACAAAAATTACTGCCCTAGACTAAGAAGATGAATGGAATCCATCAATACTTTTTCGATCAGTTTCTTAAGTGGAACCCCAGAAGATGAGGGGAGAGCAGAGGAAGGGGTGAACATCATTGGACCCATATGCTTTGAAGCCCTCGTTGCTGACATGGCAGAATATATTCTCTTATGGGTAAAAAAGTTAATTATCAAAATAAATGATGATGTGGCAGCTTGGTGAGGTGGGAGGGCTGCATGCTTAGAAAAATGAGTTAGTGGGTTGCTCCTATTtagtattgatgatgtggcatggtgATGATGTGAATAGTATGCATGTTGAAAGAATAGGTAAAATGGGGAGCAATTTCTTAAGAATGTTAGATTAAATAAGTCGGAGGTTCACCCTTACCCTGCTTAATTTGGGAGGAAGGGGGCGAGAAACTAGCTCCACCGCTAAACGCCCGCCCGCTCACCTACTTTCATTCCCTTCCCCGCGACTTGCACTCCCGTttcgacatgcatgcatgcatgcttcctTCCTTCCTCGTAATAATAGTCAATGCAAGCATGCATATATACGCGGGAAGCCGACCATGCAGATCCACACGCAAATTTCAGTCCCGTTGCTACGCTAGCTGCGGCAATGGCCTGCATTTCCATGTGAATAATTGTGAGTGCATGCATGCATTTCCATAATGTCTTGATCGTAATAATAATCCATCTTACTGTAGTATTTCTCTTGTTGTTTCTTTTTTTGCTTGCGAGATCATGCGCCATGCAGTTGGGTGCCAAGGTGAATTGTCAAACCACATGCCACAAGGCACAACCTTGCGAGATCCTACCACTAAACTCACAAAAACAAAATGGACACGGAAAGGTTAAAAAGGTTCTTAATCGGGTTGGTGGTAGGATTAGCCATAACGGCCTTGCTTCTCGTCGCCGATGCCACAAGGCCCAAGGTAAGCAGCAAGCACATGACATGATTATTCATAGTATTTATTatctttttgtttgtttgtttgtttgttaatTTGCATGTGTTTAACGGAACGGAACAGTACTATACTTACTAATTGGCTGTTGCATATATAGAAGCGTGATGATATCAGGTTGAACGACAGGGGTGAGTGCGTGTACCCCATGAGCCTGTCTTTCGCGGTGAGTTTGGCCCAACTGGCTTTCGTTCTGGCTGTCGTCTCGCATTACACCTCCCAAAACGGATGCTGCAAGCCCCGCGACGGCGTCTCCGGATCGAGCTTCGTGGCGGGCATCATCCTTGCCATCATCTCATGGTGAGCGAGCTGAGTCGTCCGTaaatatatactactccctctgtaaagaaagaaatttaagagcgtttagatcattattattacttatcctctcctctcctctcctcttctctcatggtgtgggtgtgggtgtgggtgtgggcGTGTGCAGGTCAATGGCGTTGGACGCGGGAGGAATCTTTCTCTTGGACATGTTGGCGGTCTGGCCCGGGAACCACGGTAAAGCCCCGGAGTGTTACAACGGTGTTGAGGCGGATCATCATCGCTATATGGAGGAGGCATTCTACCGGAGCATGTTCGCCATCTTCTTTGCAGGCTGCTCCTCCAAGTTAcgttcccctcctcctcctcctcctatagcATCCTAGCTAGCGTACGTCGTCTCCGGCCCCAACATCCCATGGATCTCCCATCCCATTGGAGGCTTCTTTTTTTTCTTGGTTTCCTCGTTTTGTTAACTGTAGATTTGTATGTTGGAGTATGGAGCCAACTCCATGTCGACCAAGCAGGAATAATGAGAGGAGGCTTCCCACCAAGAGATGTTGAAGTGAAGGGGAAGGTTGAATTGGAGACATGGATGAATCAGATTTCTAAACAGgattgttgagtaacgtgattgtattaggaaacataggttagactaggaaatattctggcttgcttTGTACTCAAATTAGATTatgtacttatatatatatatatatatatatatatatatatatatatatatatatatatatgcccacgaggctcaagtaaTACAACGACTATTCCACCAATTCCTCTcttccttctaacatggtatcagtttccgggttctaaaccctacctgccgccgcttccgcacccgcgcgctgcccctggggcagtcggcctccatgaccgccgccggggggcCGCGCcgtccgtacctagggttcgtccgccggccgtgttggccggctgccctagaaaGTCTTTTTCCTGAGCCCTTGCTTCGGGTTTTTTTTCGCTCTCTCACCGGTCGTTTTGATCGgcatttttctttttggttttccgatctaatcataatcataatcgtaatcagtttgcgtcgcccgccgccgccgtcgacccccgtgCACCTCTACTCCAACCCCGgcgcgaccagccggcctctcctccgacccggTGGCCACGCGCCCCGAGGCGGCCCGTCCGGGCCAGCCGCCGTCCGCGCGTCGGTCCGCCCGTTGCCCTACGTCgaccgtcaccgccctgctccgatcaggacacctgcatcgccccgacccagcggcctcgcgccatgccacggccaatcatagccgtcgcTCGCACGTCGGCCCGTCCATCGATGCACATCACCCGCCTCCGGCGCATCTGCACGGCGGCCCGGCGGTCTACCTTGCCGGCATCGTCCTCGGCTGCGTCGGGACGGCTGCGTCGGCTGCCACAACTCGGGCGtcgctgctccgttggtcgctcggaCCTTGCTGCCCGGGTGCCGGCGTTGCTTTGGCAGCCCAGGTGCtggtgctgacaagctcgtccgcacgacgtcccacgtcgtccgtcgtcgccggcttcatctcggactccgccgccaccacgcctccaccgagcggcgtccccgacctcgcgtgTGATCgtcttgatcacccgctcgccgcccgcgatccgcctcatctacgccgcgcgaccgacctggcccatCGGTTACGCGcacctccgcaggtcccgtgaagatcgtctccgagttcagcgcgtctctccaccgatcgagcatcgggctgccactgcgtcgccccgtcgggctgcAGCGCTACCGCctcgtggttctcctcgcggctgcatcgactcgtgcatcgccgctgcgtcgccccttcgggcactactaggaaaagggctatagatggaaatgacactaatgacgcaccagacatgtggtgcgccattactatatactaatggcgcaccatctgttggtgcgccattagtgtggaagacactaatggcgcaccaggcacacggtgcgccactagtaacaaaatgtttttttcatttttttcaaacatactaatggcgcatccgggcagagtgaaactactaatggcgcaccagccgtagagtgcgccactactgtatttttttttacttttttgcaaaactactaaggacgcaccgttgcatagtgcgccattactagtttaaactagtaatgtgcaatttttttactttttgatatcatgaatatttttaaatttcatgggcattttttgaattcatgaatattttttcaaatttgatgatattttttcatattccatataaaaaatattgaatattcatgaggacactcgatctcgatccccctccctctcgatagctatccccctcaccagatccccctcgccaccgagcacccccccccccccccgcaccctccccccgctccaccgccgccgacgaccccccgcaccctcccccgctccaccaccaccgacgacccaccgcaccctcccccgctccaccgccaccgacgaccccccgcaccctcccccgctccaccgctgccgccgatgatattttcaaataacaaatttaatgatatttttttaaaaaatattactgtttttataaaaaattattactgtttcatattcatattcattttctaaaaaataattataaaagttgtagactacaattgttgttaaacaacaattattactgtttttataaaaaaatattactatttcatattcatattcatttattaaaaaataataataataaatatactaatggcgcaccgacctggtggtgcgccattgctatctaaaaaaaagatttctaatggcgcatcggcggtgggtgcgccattgctatctaaaaaaaagatttctaatgacGCACCGACGGGTGgggcgccattagtaagcttccccctatagctaagtcctccctctccctcgccaaagATCCCTTTTTGTCCCTCTTTCCCTCGccagacccacgacgccgccgccccgacccccgccggactccatcCCCGCCGCCCacacgcccccgcgcccccaccccgccgcccccaccgcccccgcgcccccgcgcccccacccctgccGCCCCGACCctcaacgtcttcgccttcctcctcgtcgtcggcgCCGAGCAGCGACGCAGCACCGTACGCCCCccgaccctcctcctcccctcctccccccctTGCCCCCCGCCTGCGCCGGGGCTGACGGCCCCTTCTCTGTCTCGCAGGGGAAGGTCTCCGGCACCTCTACGACACCGACGCCTCCACCGTCTAGGGTGTCtgcgccttcttccacctccggccaccgtggcctcaccgtcgatccccgcacgagctcgccatcgtcttcctctcggtgagctgcaccggttcccctTCCCCCCCTTTCTGTTAACTGAACATTGTCAGGTTTAGGTTCTGTTAACTGAAAAAGTTTAGATTCAGAAACATTGTTGGACTGATAGGAAGTTTGTTGAACAGAGCAATCTACACCTGTAATTTCTACTATTATGCCTCTGTTGATTGTGATCTCTGCACATGTTTAATGTCTATGCTGTTGTGCGGCTGTCATGTGTGTCTATGTCGGTGAGCTTGTGTTATGCACTTCTGCGTTTTGATGTCCCCCCTTACCTTAGTTTTTTCATCTCACTGTTCCTTTTCATTGTATTGGTCCTTTTCATTTTTGTCAAAGAGGCCCCGAGTTCTCTCTTCACTTGTGTGGTGATTGTCTTGGTCCTTTTCATTTTTGTCATGGCATTCTTGAGGTGCTGATGTGTCCGAGGGCATGAACCATGATCAAGTTGAGTTCAGATTTCATTAGATTAGAtggatttgaaggaaatatgccctagaggcaataataaagttattatttatttcctcataatcatgataaatgtttattattcatgctagaattgtattaaccggaaacataatacatgtgtgaatacatagacaaacaaagtgtcactagtatgcctctacttgactagctcgttaatcaaagatggttatgtttcctaaccatgaacaatgagttgttatttgattaacgaggtcacatcattagttgaatgatctgattgacatgacccattccattagcttagcacacgatcgtttagtatgttgctattgctttcttcatgacttatacatgttcctatgactatgagattatgcaactcccgtttgccggaggaacactttgggtgctaccaaacgtcaaacgtaactgggtgattataaaggagcattacaggtgtctccgaaggtagatgttgggttggcgtatatcgagattaggatttgtcactccgattgtcggagaggtatctctgggccctctcagtaatacacatcacataagccttgcaagcattacaactaatatgttagttgtgagatgatgtattacggaacgagtaaagagacttgccgataacgagattgaactaggtattggataccgacgatcgaatctcgggcaagtaacataccgatgacaaagggaacaacgtatgttgttatgcggtctgaccgataaagatcttcgtagaatatgtaggagccaatatgggcatctaggtcccgctattggttattgaccggagacgtgtctcggtcatgtctacattgttctcgaacccgtagggttcgcacgcttaaggttacgatgacagttacattatgagtttatgcattttgatgtaccgaaggttgttcggagtcccggatgtgatcacggacatgacgaggagtctcgaaatggtcgagacgtaaagattgatatattggaagcctatgtttggacatcggaagtgttccgggtgaaatcgggattttaccgggttaccgggaggttaccggaaccccccgggagccatatgggcctacatgggccttagtggaaaggagaaaggggcagcccaaggtggctgcgccacttccccctcccctagtcctattaggactaggagaaggtggccggcccccctctctctctttccccccttgggaatcctacttggaataggattggggggggggagtcctactcccggaaggagtaggactcctcctgcgcctccctccttggccggccagcctcccccctctactcctttatatacggaggcaggggacacctctagacacacaagttgatccacgtgatctattccttagccgtgtgcggtgccccctgccaccatatacctcgataatactgtagcggagtttaggcgaagccctgctgctgtagtacatcaagatcgtcaccacgccgtcgtgctgacggaactcttccccgacactttgctggatcggagtccggggatcgtcatcgagctgaacgtgtgctcgaactcggaggtgccgtagattcggtgcttgatcggttggatcgtgaagacgtacgactacttcctctacgtcgtgtcatcgcttccgcagtcggtctgcgttgggtatgtagacaacactctccccctcgttgctatgcatcacatgatcttgcgtgtgcgtaggaatttttttgaaattactacgaaacccaacagtggcatccgagcctaggttatttatgttgatgttatatgcacgagtagaacacaagtgagttgtggacgatacaagtcatactgcctaccagcatgtcatactttggttcggcggtattgttggacgagacgacccggaccaaccttacgcgtacgcttacgcgagaccggttccctcgacgtgctttgcacatagatggcttgcgggcgactgtctctccaactttagttgaaccgagtgtggctacgcccggtccttgcgaaggttaaaacggagtctatttgacaaactatcgttgtggttttgatgcgtaggtgagattggttcttacttaagcccgtagcagccacgtaaaacttgcaacaacaaagtagaggacgtctaacttgtttttgcagggcatgttgtgatgtgatatggtcaaggcatgatgctgaattttattgtatgagatgatcatgttttgtaaccgagttatcggcaactggcaggagccatatggttgtcgctttattgtatgcaatgcaatcgtgatgtaatgctttaccttattactaaacggtagtgatagtcgtggaagcataagattggcgagacgacaacgatgctacgatggagatcaaggtgtcgcgccggtgacgatggtgatcatgacggtgcttcggagatggagatcacaggcacaagatgatgatggccatatcatatcacttatattgattgcatgtgatgtttatcttttatgcatcttatcttgctttgattgacggtagcattataagatgatctctcactaaattatcaagaagtgttctccctgagtatgcaccgttgcgaaagttcttcgtgctgagacaccacgtgatgatcgggtgtgataggctctacgttcaaatacaacgggtgcaaaacagttgcgcacgcagaatactcaggttatacttgacgagccaagcatatacagatatggcctcggaacacggagaccgaaaggtcgagcgtgaatcatatagtagatatgatcaacataatgatgttcaccgatgaaactactccatctcacgtgatgatcggacatggtttagttgatttggatcacgtgatcacttagaggattagagggatgtctatctaagtgggagttcttaagtaatatgattaattgaacttaaatttatcatgaacttagtacctgatagtatcttgcttgtttatgttgattgtagatagatggctcgtgctgttgttccgttgaattttaatgcgttccttgagaaagcaaagttgaaagatgatggtagcaattacacggactgggtccgtaacttgaggattatcctcattgctgcacagaagaattacgtcctggaagcaccgctgggtgccaggcctgctgctggagcaacgccagatgttatgaacgtctggcagagcaaagctgatgactactcgatagttcagtgtgccatgctttacggcttagaatcgggacttcaacgacgttttgaacgtcatggagcatatgagatgttccaggagttgaagttaatatttcaagcaaatgcccggattgagagatatgaagtctccaataaattctatagctgcaagatggaggagaacagttctgtcagtgaacatatactcaaaatgtctgggtataataatcacttgattcaattgggagttaatcttccagatgattgcgtcattgacagaattctccaatcactgccaccaagctacaagagcttcgtgatgaactataatatgcaagggatgaacaagactattcccgagctcttcgcgatgctgaaagctgcggaggtagaaatcaagaaagagcatcaagtgttgatggtcaacaagaccactagtttcaagaaaaggggcaaaggaaagaagaaggggaacttcaagaggaacggcaagccagttgctgctcaagagaagaaacccaagtctggacctaagcctgaaactgagtgcttctactgcaagcagactggtcactggaagcggaactgccccaagtatttggcggataagaaggatggcaaagtgaacaaaggtatatgtgatatacatgttattgatgtgtaccttactaatgctcgcagtagcacctgggtatttgatactggttctgttgctaatatttgcaactcgaaacaggggctacggattaagcgaagattggctaaggacgaggtgacgatgcgcgtgggaaacggttccaaagtcgatgtgatcgcggtcggcacgctacctctacatctaccttcgggattaatattagacctaaataattgttatttggtgccagcgttgagcatgaacattatatctggatcttgtttaatgcgagacggttattcatttaaatcagagaataatggttgttctatttatatgagtaatatcttttatggtcatgcacccttgaagagtggtctattcttattgaatctcgatagtagtaatacacatattcataatgttgaagccaaaagatgcagagttgataatgaaagtgcaacttatttgtggcactgtcgtttaggtcatatcggtataaagcgcatgaagaaactccatactgatggacttttggaaccacttgattatgaatcacttggtacttgcgaaccgtgcctcatgggcaagatgactaaaacaccgttctccggtactatggagagagcaacagatttgttggaaatcatacataccgatgtatgtggtccgatgaatattgaggctcgtggcggatatcgttattttctcaccttcacagatgatttaagcagatatgggtatatttacttaatgaaacataaatctgaaacatttgaaagttcaaagaatttcagagtgaagttgaaaatcatcgtaacaagaaaataaagtttctacgatctgatcgtggaggagaatatttgagttacgagtttggtgtacatttgaaaaactgtggaatagtttcgcaactcacgccacccggaacaccacaacgtaatggtgtgtccgaacgtcgtaatcgtactttactagatatggtgcgatctatgatgtctcttactgatttaccgctatcattttggggttatgctctagagacggccgcattcacgttaaataaggcaccatcaaaatccgttgagacgacgccttatgaactgtcgtttggcaagaaaccaaagttgtcgtttcttaaagtttggggctgcgatgcttatgtgaaaaagcttcaacctgataagctcgaacccaaatcggagaaatgtgtcttcataggatatccaaaggaaactattggatacaccttctatcacagatccgaaggcaagacttttgttgctaaattcggaaactttcttgagaaggagtttctctcgaaagaagtgagtgggaggaaagtagaacttgacgaggtaactgtgcctgctcccttgttggaaagtagtacatcacagaaaattgtttctgcgacacctacaccaataagtgaggaagttaatgataatgatcatgaaacttcagaacaagatactactgaacctcgtagatcaaccagagtaagatccgcaccagagtggtacggtaatccagttctggaagtcctgctattagatcatgatgaacctacaaactatgaagaagca encodes the following:
- the LOC123107542 gene encoding uncharacterized protein, which encodes MDTERLKRFLIGLVVGLAITALLLVADATRPKKRDDIRLNDRGECVYPMSLSFAVSLAQLAFVLAVVSHYTSQNGCCKPRDGVSGSSFVAGIILAIISWSMALDAGGIFLLDMLAVWPGNHGKAPECYNGVEADHHRYMEEAFYRSMFAIFFAGCSSKLRSPPPPPPIAS